A stretch of the Bradyrhizobium arachidis genome encodes the following:
- a CDS encoding HU family DNA-binding protein, whose protein sequence is MPAQMSKSQLIEKIATATELSKRDVKNVMETLTDVGHKELKKNGLFLVPGFAKFVVIKKPATKARKGTNPFTGEEMMFKAKPARKIVRARPVKAAKDAVA, encoded by the coding sequence ATGCCAGCCCAAATGTCCAAATCGCAGCTCATCGAGAAGATTGCGACCGCCACCGAGCTTTCCAAGCGCGACGTCAAGAACGTCATGGAGACGCTCACCGATGTCGGCCACAAGGAGCTCAAGAAGAACGGCCTGTTCCTGGTGCCGGGCTTCGCCAAGTTCGTCGTCATCAAGAAGCCCGCGACCAAGGCGCGCAAGGGCACCAACCCGTTCACGGGTGAAGAGATGATGTTCAAGGCCAAGCCGGCCCGCAAGATCGTCCGTGCCCGGCCCGTCAAGGCCGCCAAGGACGCCGTGGCCTAA
- the lon gene encoding endopeptidase La, whose translation MTNEQMNTTQPPETKIPEDALIMVAVRDMVLFPGAIGPIAIARPKSIAAAQQALREQRPIGIVLQRSPDVDDPGPDDLYRVATIANIVRYITAPDGTHHIVCQGVQRARILDFLPGTPFPAARIQQIPEPTTASPEIEARFLNLQRQAIEAIELLPQAPPELVAMFQNTTAPGALADLATSYMDIKPQEKQEILETVDLALRVEKVSKQLAERLEVLRISNEIGQKTKAAFDERQREAILREQMATIQRQLGEGDGKAAEVAELTEAIAKAKMPPEADAHARKELRRYERMPEAAGEAGMVRTYLDWLIELPWALPEEKPIDIKEARRILDADHFGLEKIKSRIIEYLAVRKLAPQGKAPILCFVGPPGVGKTSLGQSIARAMDRPFVRVSLGGVHDEAEIRGHRRTYIGALPGNIIQGIKKAGSRNCVMMLDEIDKMGRGVQGDPSAAMLEVLDPEQNGTFRDNYLGVPFDLSRVVFIATANMLDQIPGPLLDRMELISLAGYTEEEKLEIAKRYLVRRQLEANGLTAEQAEIEPEALRLVVKGYTREAGVRNLEREIGKVLRHAAVQIAEGTADKVVIAPKDLAAVLGQPRFEGEIALRTSVPGVATGLAWTPVGGDILFIEATRVPGRGSMILTGQLGEVMRESVQAALTLVKSRATQLGIDPALFEKSDIHVHVPAGATPKDGPSAGVAMFTALTSLLTNRTVRSDTAMTGEISLRGLVLPVGGIKEKVVAAAAAGLTRVMLPARNKRDFDDIPQSARDKLEFIWLERVDEAVAAVLEPAKPQAEAQIEAAE comes from the coding sequence ATGACCAACGAACAGATGAACACCACCCAGCCCCCCGAAACCAAGATCCCCGAGGACGCGCTGATCATGGTCGCCGTCCGCGACATGGTGCTGTTTCCCGGCGCGATCGGGCCGATCGCGATTGCGCGGCCGAAGTCGATTGCGGCAGCCCAACAGGCGCTGCGCGAGCAACGGCCGATCGGCATCGTCCTGCAGCGCAGCCCCGATGTCGACGATCCCGGTCCGGACGATCTCTATCGCGTCGCGACCATCGCCAACATCGTGCGCTACATCACCGCGCCCGACGGCACGCATCACATCGTCTGCCAAGGCGTGCAGCGCGCGCGCATCCTCGACTTCCTGCCGGGGACGCCGTTCCCGGCCGCGCGGATACAGCAGATCCCGGAGCCGACCACGGCCTCGCCGGAGATCGAGGCGCGCTTCCTCAACCTGCAGCGCCAGGCGATCGAGGCGATCGAGCTGTTGCCACAGGCTCCGCCCGAGCTGGTGGCGATGTTCCAGAACACGACCGCGCCCGGCGCGCTGGCCGACCTCGCGACCTCCTACATGGACATCAAGCCGCAGGAGAAGCAGGAGATCCTGGAAACGGTCGACCTCGCTTTGCGCGTCGAGAAGGTTTCAAAACAGCTCGCCGAGCGGCTGGAGGTGCTGCGCATCTCAAACGAGATCGGGCAGAAGACCAAGGCTGCGTTCGACGAGCGCCAGCGCGAGGCGATCTTGCGCGAGCAGATGGCGACCATCCAACGCCAGCTCGGCGAAGGCGACGGCAAGGCGGCCGAGGTCGCCGAGCTGACGGAAGCCATTGCAAAAGCCAAGATGCCGCCCGAGGCGGACGCCCACGCGCGCAAGGAATTGCGGCGCTATGAGCGCATGCCTGAAGCGGCCGGCGAAGCCGGCATGGTCCGCACCTATCTCGACTGGCTGATCGAACTGCCCTGGGCGCTGCCCGAGGAGAAGCCGATCGACATCAAGGAGGCGCGGCGCATCCTTGATGCCGACCACTTCGGCCTGGAGAAGATCAAGAGCCGGATCATCGAATATCTCGCCGTGCGCAAGCTCGCCCCGCAGGGCAAGGCGCCGATCCTGTGCTTCGTCGGCCCGCCCGGCGTCGGCAAGACCTCGCTCGGCCAGTCCATCGCGCGCGCGATGGATCGCCCCTTCGTGCGCGTCAGCCTGGGCGGCGTGCATGACGAGGCCGAGATCCGCGGCCATCGGCGCACCTATATCGGCGCGCTGCCCGGCAACATCATCCAGGGCATCAAGAAGGCGGGTAGCCGCAACTGCGTGATGATGCTGGACGAGATCGACAAGATGGGCCGTGGCGTGCAGGGCGATCCGTCGGCCGCCATGCTGGAGGTGCTCGACCCCGAGCAGAACGGGACGTTCCGGGACAATTATCTCGGCGTGCCCTTCGACTTGTCGCGCGTGGTGTTCATCGCGACCGCCAACATGCTGGACCAGATCCCGGGCCCGCTGCTGGACCGCATGGAGCTGATCAGCCTCGCCGGCTACACCGAGGAGGAGAAGCTGGAGATCGCCAAGCGCTATCTGGTGCGGCGGCAGCTCGAGGCCAATGGCTTGACGGCCGAGCAGGCTGAGATCGAGCCGGAGGCGCTGCGTCTGGTCGTCAAGGGCTACACGCGGGAAGCCGGCGTGCGCAACCTCGAGCGCGAGATCGGCAAGGTGCTCCGCCATGCGGCGGTGCAGATCGCCGAGGGCACGGCGGATAAGGTGGTGATCGCGCCGAAGGACCTGGCGGCCGTGCTCGGCCAGCCCCGCTTCGAAGGCGAGATTGCGCTGCGCACCAGCGTTCCCGGCGTGGCCACTGGCCTCGCCTGGACGCCGGTCGGCGGCGACATCCTGTTCATCGAGGCAACGCGTGTGCCTGGCAGGGGCAGCATGATCTTGACTGGCCAGCTCGGCGAGGTCATGCGCGAGAGCGTGCAGGCTGCGCTGACGCTGGTGAAGAGCCGTGCCACTCAGCTCGGAATCGACCCTGCCCTGTTCGAGAAGAGCGACATCCACGTCCACGTGCCGGCGGGTGCGACCCCGAAGGACGGACCGAGCGCGGGTGTGGCGATGTTCACGGCGCTGACGTCGCTCTTGACCAACCGCACGGTGCGCAGCGATACCGCCATGACCGGCGAGATCTCGCTGCGCGGCCTGGTGCTGCCCGTGGGCGGCATCAAGGAGAAGGTGGTGGCTGCGGCCGCCGCCGGCCTGACGCGGGTGATGCTGCCGGCGCGCAACAAGCGGGATTTCGACGACATCCCCCAGAGCGCGCGGGACAAGCTCGAATTCATCTGGCTGGAACGTGTCGACGAGGCGGTCGCGGCGGTGCTCGAGCCGGCCAAGCCCCAAGCTGAGGCGCAGATCGAGGCGGCGGAGTAG
- a CDS encoding MarC family protein gives MLDFALSAFVTLLLVVDPVGLAPAFLAATGGMGDKDKRAVALRAPLIASSILVVIALIGNWLLRQLGIGIPAFEIAGGLLLFGVSYQMIFGDRPRREAREADKALSEHASDVAVFPLAIPMMAGPGAIATTLLLSGNAADAARLAVIIGIILLVCLLCGLCFASANLIARTLGRTGNAVLSRLLGILLAAYSVQFVINGIAAVRVSLS, from the coding sequence ATGCTCGATTTTGCCTTGTCGGCCTTCGTCACATTGCTGCTCGTGGTCGATCCAGTCGGCCTCGCGCCGGCCTTTTTGGCCGCGACCGGCGGCATGGGCGACAAGGACAAGCGAGCGGTTGCGCTGCGCGCGCCGCTGATCGCCTCCTCGATCCTGGTCGTGATCGCGCTGATCGGAAACTGGCTGTTGCGCCAGCTCGGGATCGGCATTCCCGCCTTCGAGATTGCCGGCGGACTGCTGCTGTTCGGCGTGTCCTACCAGATGATCTTTGGCGACCGGCCGCGCCGCGAGGCGCGCGAGGCCGACAAGGCGCTGTCGGAGCACGCCTCCGACGTCGCCGTGTTTCCGCTGGCCATTCCCATGATGGCCGGCCCCGGTGCGATCGCGACCACACTGTTGTTGTCGGGCAATGCGGCCGATGCCGCCCGGCTTGCCGTCATCATCGGGATCATCCTGCTGGTTTGCCTGCTCTGCGGCCTCTGTTTCGCTTCCGCGAACCTGATCGCGCGGACGCTGGGGCGGACCGGCAATGCCGTGCTCTCGCGCCTGCTCGGCATCCTGCTCGCGGCCTATTCGGTGCAGTTCGTCATCAACGGAATCGCGGCCGTCAGGGTCAGCCTGTCATGA
- the uraD gene encoding 2-oxo-4-hydroxy-4-carboxy-5-ureidoimidazoline decarboxylase, whose product MSQVSLSDLNAADKADFVAALANVVEYSPWIAEGIAGQRPFAGINQLLDAIKAAIQSAAPDVQLALIRAHPDLANKTQRAAGLTAESNAEQNSAGLDRLSEAEYAAFERANDAYRAKFSFPYIVCARRHTKDSILRDFETRLQNIAKTETRRAIEEICRIAALRLDQLVAADDKLNVHGRLSTHVLDNHNGRPAPGIAVELVELAALGESRVIARAVTNHDGRTDAPLIGGRPLPIGRYELRFSVGKYFAARGVQMSDPPFLDEIPLRFAISEPEGHYHVPLLVTPWSYSTYRGS is encoded by the coding sequence ATGTCGCAGGTCTCGCTCTCCGATCTCAACGCCGCTGACAAGGCCGATTTCGTCGCGGCGCTCGCCAATGTCGTCGAGTATTCGCCGTGGATCGCGGAAGGGATCGCCGGGCAGCGGCCGTTCGCCGGGATCAACCAATTGCTCGACGCGATCAAGGCTGCGATCCAGAGTGCCGCGCCTGACGTGCAGTTGGCGCTAATCCGCGCGCATCCCGACCTCGCCAACAAGACTCAGCGCGCGGCCGGGCTCACGGCCGAGTCGAACGCGGAGCAGAACAGCGCCGGCCTCGACCGCCTGTCGGAGGCCGAATACGCCGCATTCGAGCGGGCGAACGATGCCTATCGCGCCAAATTCAGCTTCCCCTATATCGTCTGCGCGCGCCGTCACACCAAGGATTCCATCCTGCGTGATTTCGAGACGCGGCTTCAAAACATCGCCAAGACCGAGACGCGGCGCGCGATCGAAGAAATCTGTCGCATCGCCGCGCTGCGGCTCGATCAGCTCGTCGCCGCGGACGACAAGCTGAACGTGCACGGCCGGCTGTCGACCCACGTGCTCGACAACCACAACGGCAGGCCGGCGCCCGGCATCGCTGTCGAACTCGTCGAGCTCGCAGCGCTCGGTGAGAGCCGCGTCATCGCGCGCGCGGTGACCAATCATGACGGCCGCACCGACGCGCCGCTGATCGGTGGCCGTCCACTGCCGATCGGCCGCTACGAGCTGCGGTTCAGTGTCGGAAAGTATTTCGCCGCACGCGGCGTGCAGATGTCCGACCCGCCTTTCCTCGACGAGATCCCCTTACGCTTCGCGATCAGCGAGCCGGAGGGCCACTATCACGTGCCGCTCCTGGTCACGCCGTGGAGCTACTCGACCTATCGCGGCAGCTAG
- a CDS encoding Hsp20/alpha crystallin family protein, protein MSTKNPLNWMLSEALDQLHRAERMRQQFGRQDACWEPPIDVLETERELLILVALPGVDPNNVETAIHDGVLVISGHRTLPPELRNARIHRLELPQGRFERRIALPVGRYAISRFVMDGCVALRLAKSA, encoded by the coding sequence ATGTCGACGAAAAATCCCCTGAACTGGATGCTGTCCGAAGCGCTGGATCAACTCCACCGCGCCGAGCGGATGCGCCAGCAGTTCGGCCGTCAGGACGCCTGCTGGGAGCCGCCGATCGACGTGCTCGAGACCGAGCGGGAGCTCCTGATCCTCGTCGCGCTCCCGGGAGTCGATCCGAACAATGTCGAGACGGCAATCCATGACGGCGTGCTCGTCATCAGCGGCCATCGCACGCTGCCGCCGGAGCTGCGCAACGCCCGCATCCACCGGCTCGAGTTGCCGCAGGGGCGCTTCGAGCGCCGCATTGCCCTGCCCGTCGGGCGCTATGCCATTAGCCGCTTCGTGATGGACGGCTGCGTCGCGCTGCGCCTCGCCAAATCCGCCTGA
- a CDS encoding DUF2798 domain-containing protein, with product MPVLRKLPARYAAVVMPFVLSVLMTAVVSVISTLKSLGATPEFLSTWPVAWGLSWLVAFPTLLMVLPLVRRIVAMVVAPP from the coding sequence ATGCCTGTCCTTCGCAAGCTGCCGGCGCGCTATGCGGCGGTCGTCATGCCCTTCGTGCTGTCCGTGCTGATGACGGCTGTCGTGTCTGTCATCTCGACACTGAAGAGCCTGGGTGCCACGCCGGAATTCCTGTCGACTTGGCCGGTCGCATGGGGCCTGTCGTGGCTCGTCGCGTTCCCGACACTGCTCATGGTTTTGCCGCTGGTGCGGCGGATCGTGGCGATGGTGGTGGCGCCGCCGTAG
- a CDS encoding chloride channel protein, giving the protein MFARIRHLVDRKGSNKASNRLLVRIRALLRSNEFYLIPLALVIGTLAGAVVTLMAEMAQIAHVLIFGIPVDVRLSANAVVNPWAALAAPALGGLALGIMEWSRRRLKISNAVDPIEANALRGGSLSMRDSVVVSSQTLISNGCGASVGLEAGYTQIGSGIASLLGRFLNLRRNDLRLIVGCGAAAAIAAAFGAPITGAFYACELIVGVYSVGSAAPILAASLAGALTAQYLGGAPYSLEVPRVEAVGLEQYLVLVGLALVTSGVGIAVMRSSTVFERMFAWLPVWIRPVFGGLIVGAFAILTPQVLAAGHGAMVLDLHHNMTISLIAMIIALKLTACLVSLASGFRGGLFFASLFVGSLIGKFFAAVLQLVAPSFAIDPLVAMLTGMATLGVAIVGGPLTMSFLVLEMTRNVDVTAVVLAGCIVTSICVRFMFGHSFSTWRLHLRGETIRSANDVGWLRNLTVERMMRGDVGKVPSTTTIAATRREFVLGSRPGIVVVNNADEYVGLVMLPDLFSSDLDTIADEIQVVELARYTDIVLLPEMNVKSAMAVFDEAEAEMLAVVESADSRKVVGFLNESFARRRYVEEIDKATRGVLGALS; this is encoded by the coding sequence GTGTTCGCGCGGATCAGGCACCTCGTCGATCGCAAGGGATCGAACAAGGCATCGAACCGCCTCCTGGTCCGCATCCGCGCGCTCCTGCGCAGCAACGAATTCTACCTGATCCCGCTCGCGCTCGTGATCGGCACCCTGGCAGGCGCCGTCGTGACGTTGATGGCCGAGATGGCGCAGATCGCCCATGTGCTGATCTTCGGCATTCCCGTCGATGTCCGCCTGTCGGCCAATGCCGTCGTCAACCCCTGGGCGGCGCTGGCGGCGCCCGCGCTAGGCGGGCTCGCGCTCGGCATCATGGAATGGTCACGGCGGCGCTTGAAGATCTCCAATGCGGTCGACCCGATCGAGGCCAATGCGCTGCGCGGCGGCAGCCTGTCGATGCGCGACAGCGTCGTGGTGTCGAGCCAGACGCTGATCTCCAACGGCTGCGGCGCCTCGGTCGGGCTGGAGGCCGGCTATACCCAGATCGGTTCGGGCATCGCCTCGCTGCTCGGCCGGTTCCTCAATCTGCGGCGCAATGATCTTCGTCTGATCGTGGGCTGCGGGGCGGCTGCGGCCATTGCGGCCGCGTTCGGCGCGCCGATCACCGGCGCGTTCTACGCCTGCGAGCTGATCGTCGGCGTCTATTCGGTCGGCAGCGCTGCGCCGATCCTGGCGGCTTCGCTCGCGGGCGCGCTGACGGCGCAGTATCTCGGCGGCGCGCCCTATTCGTTGGAGGTGCCGAGGGTCGAGGCCGTGGGGCTCGAGCAATATCTGGTGCTGGTCGGGCTTGCGCTGGTCACCAGCGGCGTCGGCATCGCCGTGATGCGCAGCTCGACGGTGTTCGAGCGGATGTTCGCCTGGCTGCCGGTCTGGATCAGGCCCGTGTTCGGCGGTCTGATCGTCGGCGCCTTCGCGATCCTCACGCCGCAGGTGCTCGCGGCCGGTCACGGCGCGATGGTGCTGGATCTGCACCACAACATGACGATCTCGTTGATTGCCATGATCATCGCCTTGAAGCTGACTGCGTGCCTGGTCTCGCTGGCCTCCGGCTTTCGCGGCGGCTTGTTTTTCGCCTCGCTGTTCGTCGGCAGCCTGATCGGAAAGTTCTTTGCAGCCGTGCTGCAACTGGTGGCCCCGAGCTTTGCGATCGACCCGCTGGTCGCCATGCTGACGGGCATGGCGACGCTCGGGGTCGCCATTGTCGGCGGTCCGCTGACGATGTCGTTTCTGGTGCTGGAGATGACCCGCAACGTCGATGTCACCGCCGTGGTGCTGGCGGGCTGCATCGTCACCTCGATCTGCGTCCGCTTCATGTTCGGCCATTCGTTCTCGACCTGGCGCCTGCATCTGCGCGGCGAGACGATCCGCAGCGCCAACGACGTCGGCTGGCTGCGCAATCTGACCGTGGAGCGGATGATGCGCGGCGACGTCGGCAAGGTGCCGTCGACCACGACGATCGCCGCCACGCGGCGCGAATTCGTGCTCGGTTCGCGGCCCGGCATCGTCGTCGTCAACAACGCCGACGAATATGTCGGCCTGGTCATGCTGCCGGACCTGTTCTCCAGCGATCTCGACACCATCGCGGACGAGATCCAGGTGGTCGAGCTCGCGCGCTACACCGACATCGTGCTGCTGCCCGAAATGAACGTGAAGAGCGCCATGGCCGTGTTCGACGAGGCGGAGGCGGAAATGCTGGCGGTGGTCGAATCCGCCGACAGCCGCAAGGTGGTCGGCTTCCTCAACGAGTCCTTCGCCCGCCGCCGTTATGTCGAGGAGATCGACAAGGCCACGCGCGGCGTGCTGGGTGCGCTGTCGTAG
- the puuE gene encoding allantoinase PuuE produces the protein MSEPRYPRDLRGYGRNPPHPQWPGNARVAVQFVVNFEEGGENNILHGDRASEAFLSDVLGAQPWPGQRHANIESMFEYGSRAGFWRLWRMFTARQWPTTVFGVATALKRNPEIVAAMKEAGWDIASHSLKWIEHKDMTEEEERSEIAESIRVHTEATGSRPLGWYTGRSSINTNRLLMEEGGFLYLCDSYADDLPYWVKGPRGKQLMIPYTLDANDMRFINPQGFAEGEQFFTYLKDAFDVLYAEGDTAPKMMSVGLHCRLVGRPGRAAGLIRFLDYIGKHERVWVPTRLQIAQHWHDKLTHLANDAFEI, from the coding sequence TTGTCGGAACCACGCTACCCGCGCGATCTCCGCGGCTACGGCCGCAACCCGCCGCATCCGCAATGGCCCGGTAACGCGCGCGTGGCGGTGCAGTTCGTCGTCAATTTCGAGGAGGGCGGCGAGAACAACATTTTGCACGGCGATCGCGCCTCGGAAGCATTTTTGTCCGACGTGCTCGGTGCGCAGCCCTGGCCCGGCCAGCGGCACGCCAATATCGAGTCGATGTTCGAATATGGCTCGCGCGCCGGTTTTTGGCGGCTGTGGCGGATGTTCACGGCGCGCCAATGGCCGACCACCGTGTTCGGTGTCGCCACCGCGCTGAAGCGCAATCCGGAGATCGTTGCCGCCATGAAGGAGGCGGGCTGGGATATCGCGAGCCACAGCCTGAAGTGGATCGAGCACAAGGACATGACGGAGGAGGAGGAGCGGTCGGAGATCGCCGAGTCGATCCGCGTGCACACCGAGGCGACCGGTTCGCGGCCGCTCGGCTGGTACACCGGGCGTTCCTCCATCAACACCAACCGCTTGCTGATGGAGGAGGGCGGCTTCCTCTATCTCTGCGACTCCTATGCCGACGATCTGCCCTATTGGGTCAAGGGTCCGCGCGGCAAGCAGCTCATGATCCCCTATACGTTGGACGCCAACGACATGCGCTTCATCAATCCGCAGGGGTTTGCGGAGGGCGAGCAGTTCTTCACCTACCTCAAGGACGCCTTCGACGTGCTCTATGCCGAAGGAGATACCGCGCCGAAGATGATGTCGGTGGGACTGCATTGCCGTCTGGTCGGCCGCCCCGGCCGCGCCGCGGGCCTCATTCGCTTCCTCGACTATATCGGCAAGCATGAGCGGGTCTGGGTGCCGACGCGGTTGCAGATCGCGCAGCACTGGCATGACAAGCTCACACATCTTGCCAATGATGCCTTCGAGATCTAG
- a CDS encoding DUF3830 family protein produces the protein MSKLVIRAGDFTFDARFEEQLAPKTVAAFRKAMPFESHIIHVRWSGEGVWMPLGDLDFGVGYENHTSYPAPGQIILYPGGISETEILMAYGGVHFASKMGQLAGNHFITVTSGLENLATLGKTVLWKGAQPIRFEEV, from the coding sequence ATGAGCAAACTCGTTATCCGCGCCGGCGATTTCACCTTCGATGCCCGCTTCGAAGAGCAGCTCGCGCCCAAGACCGTCGCCGCCTTCCGCAAGGCCATGCCGTTCGAGAGCCACATCATCCATGTGCGCTGGAGTGGCGAGGGCGTGTGGATGCCGCTCGGTGACCTCGATTTCGGCGTCGGCTACGAGAACCACACCAGCTATCCCGCGCCGGGCCAGATCATCCTCTATCCCGGCGGCATCAGCGAGACCGAGATTTTGATGGCTTATGGCGGCGTACACTTTGCGAGCAAGATGGGCCAGCTTGCCGGCAATCATTTCATCACGGTGACGTCGGGCCTGGAAAATCTGGCGACGCTCGGCAAGACCGTGCTGTGGAAAGGTGCCCAGCCGATCCGCTTCGAGGAAGTCTGA
- a CDS encoding ferritin-like domain-containing protein — MAKRAKKRATKKTAARRTRQAPKMLKDLFLETLKDIYFAENKIIKTLPKMAKAAHSKELAAAFNKHLRETQGQVKRLDQVFKMLDKPARGKPCEAIKGITDEGAEIMKAFKNAPALDAGLLAAAQSVEHYEISRYGTLRTWAEELGMQEAARLLQETLDEEEATDHALTELATSVINLEAEEGYRAAA; from the coding sequence ATGGCTAAACGAGCGAAGAAGCGAGCGACCAAAAAGACCGCAGCCCGCCGTACGCGTCAGGCGCCGAAGATGTTGAAGGACCTGTTCCTGGAGACGCTGAAGGACATCTATTTCGCCGAGAACAAGATCATCAAGACGCTGCCCAAGATGGCCAAGGCCGCGCATTCCAAGGAACTTGCCGCCGCCTTCAACAAGCATCTCCGCGAGACGCAGGGACAGGTCAAGCGCCTCGACCAAGTGTTCAAGATGCTGGACAAGCCGGCCCGCGGCAAGCCCTGCGAAGCCATCAAGGGCATCACCGATGAGGGCGCCGAGATCATGAAGGCGTTCAAGAACGCCCCTGCCCTGGATGCGGGCCTGCTCGCCGCCGCGCAGTCCGTCGAGCACTACGAGATATCCCGCTACGGCACGCTACGCACATGGGCCGAAGAGCTCGGCATGCAGGAAGCCGCAAGGCTGCTCCAGGAGACGCTGGACGAGGAGGAAGCCACGGACCACGCCCTGACCGAGCTCGCGACGTCCGTCATCAATCTCGAGGCCGAAGAGGGCTATCGCGCGGCGGCCTAG